In Aedes albopictus strain Foshan chromosome 3, AalbF5, whole genome shotgun sequence, the following are encoded in one genomic region:
- the LOC109425545 gene encoding p53 and DNA damage-regulated protein 1 yields MSATTGTTSSRRKMTEILQETERVADQVLMRKQELIALDKRRQETREAIRTIRKSFPREDSKVWITVGSMLMKQKQPKALELLQKDADQIEEEIKTIRNEQKVLVNRQRDLELESPLRGFDLKPMSAAEIGAIRANLPQF; encoded by the coding sequence ATGTCAGCAACTACCGGTACCACCAGCTCCCGTCGCAAAATGACCGAGATCCTGCAGGAAACGGAACGAGTTGCGGATCAGGTTCTGATGCGGAAGCAGGAACTGATAGCCCTGGACAAACGCCGGCAGGAAACCCGGGAAGCGATTCGGACCATCCGGAAGAGTTTCCCCCGGGAAGATTCCAAGGTGTGGATCACCGTTGGATCAATGCTGATGAAGCAGAAGCAGCCGAAAGCGCTGGAACTGCTGCAGAAGGATGCCGACCAGATTGAGGAGGAAATCAAGACCATTAGAAACGAGCAGAAGGTGTTGGTCAATCGGCAGCGCGATCTGGAGCTGGAGAGTCCACTGAGGGGTTTCGATTTGAAGCCGATGAGTGCGGCGGAGATTGGCGCGATTCGGGCGAATTTGCCACAGTTTTAG